A single Pseudomonas sp. HN11 DNA region contains:
- a CDS encoding DUF2493 domain-containing protein, whose amino-acid sequence MRVLICAGRHYADTRMSRQVLDAYHRLRPVQVLIHGGNQFLGSDVEDWARELGIDVVRYPPNWQRHGKQAERQRNHFMLTDSRPDVVIALPGGDDTCELVCQAKASGISVLTVES is encoded by the coding sequence ATGCGCGTCTTGATCTGTGCAGGTCGTCATTACGCCGACACCAGAATGTCCCGCCAAGTGCTGGACGCTTACCACCGCCTGCGCCCGGTGCAGGTTTTGATCCACGGCGGCAACCAATTCCTCGGCAGCGACGTCGAGGACTGGGCACGGGAACTGGGCATCGATGTGGTGCGCTACCCGCCCAACTGGCAACGCCACGGCAAACAGGCGGAACGCCAGCGCAACCATTTCATGCTGACCGACAGCCGCCCAGACGTGGTCATCGCCCTACCCGGCGGCGACGACACCTGCGAGTTGGTTTGCCAGGCCAAAGCCAGCGGTATTTCGGTGCTGACCGTAGAAAGCTGA